A portion of the Luxibacter massiliensis genome contains these proteins:
- a CDS encoding aminopeptidase has product MDKTLWELYSEPQLTELDCIATGYKKFLDAAKTERECVSEIICQAEAAGYRNLSDAEGVKPGDKVYASWMGKSVALFNIGQRPLEEGMNILGAHVDSPRMDLKQNPLYEESGFAYFDTHYYGGIKKYQWVTLPLALHGVVIKKDHSKIEISIGEKEDDPVFVVTDLLIHLSGKQMDKKASVVVEGENLDILIGSKPLKEVEKDAVSGQILQILKESYGIEKEDLMSAELEVVPAGKARDCGIDRSMIMAYGQDDRVCVYTSLAAMLETPDVAYTSCCIFVDKEEIGSVGATGMHSRFFENAVADLMDKMGSFSELKLRHTLANSRMISSDVGAAYDPMYTEVYDKKSSSFFGNGLVIKKHTGARGKSGSNDANAEYIAKLREVFDDNNVAFQMTEMGKIDAGGGGTIAYILAQFGMEVIDGGVAVLCMHAPWEVSSKADVYEAYRGYCAFLKDMR; this is encoded by the coding sequence ATGGACAAAACTTTATGGGAACTTTATTCGGAACCTCAGCTTACTGAGCTGGATTGTATTGCTACAGGTTATAAGAAATTTCTGGACGCTGCTAAGACAGAGCGGGAGTGTGTATCTGAAATTATCTGCCAGGCTGAGGCAGCAGGATACCGTAATCTTTCAGATGCTGAAGGCGTAAAGCCGGGAGATAAGGTGTATGCCTCCTGGATGGGGAAATCTGTCGCATTGTTTAATATTGGGCAGAGACCTTTGGAAGAGGGGATGAATATTTTAGGTGCGCATGTGGATTCACCGCGGATGGATTTGAAGCAGAATCCATTGTATGAGGAAAGTGGATTTGCGTATTTTGACACCCATTATTATGGAGGGATTAAGAAATACCAATGGGTGACTCTTCCCTTGGCTCTTCACGGTGTGGTCATAAAAAAGGATCATTCTAAGATAGAGATTTCTATTGGAGAGAAGGAAGACGACCCGGTATTTGTGGTGACAGATTTGTTGATTCATTTATCCGGTAAACAGATGGACAAAAAGGCCTCTGTAGTTGTTGAGGGGGAAAATCTGGATATTTTGATTGGCAGCAAACCTTTGAAGGAGGTGGAAAAGGATGCTGTTTCGGGGCAGATTCTGCAGATTTTGAAAGAGTCTTATGGAATAGAGAAGGAAGATCTAATGTCTGCGGAACTGGAAGTTGTTCCTGCTGGAAAAGCCAGGGATTGTGGGATAGACAGGAGCATGATTATGGCCTATGGGCAGGATGACCGCGTTTGTGTGTACACTTCTCTGGCAGCTATGCTGGAAACTCCAGATGTGGCATATACCTCGTGCTGTATTTTTGTAGATAAAGAGGAGATTGGAAGTGTGGGCGCAACAGGAATGCACTCCAGGTTTTTTGAAAATGCTGTAGCGGATCTGATGGATAAAATGGGAAGTTTCTCGGAGTTAAAGCTAAGGCACACCCTGGCAAATTCGAGAATGATTTCTTCAGATGTAGGAGCAGCGTATGATCCGATGTACACAGAAGTATATGATAAGAAATCGTCGTCTTTCTTTGGAAATGGATTAGTGATTAAAAAGCATACTGGAGCCAGAGGGAAAAGCGGATCTAATGATGCGAATGCAGAATATATCGCTAAATTGAGAGAGGTGTTTGATGATAATAATGTGGCCTTTCAAATGACAGAGATGGGAAAAATAGACGCAGGTGGCGGAGGTACTATTGCATACATACTTGCACAGTTTGGTATGGAAGTTATTGACGGAGGGGTAGCGGTCTTATGCATGCATGCGCCCTGGGAAGTTTCCAGCAAAGCTGATGTATATGAGGCATATAGAGGATATTGTGCATTTTTAAAGGATATGCGTTAG
- a CDS encoding REP-associated tyrosine transposase translates to MPIQKRQESSTKFYHVTARGINKEHIFNQIRERYFFLKILKKYLEKYDVRIYAYCIMSNHIHLLIQSELEVLSLFMARVLAEYAEYYNYKHIRNGHVFQNRFGSECIESEKYFWNCIRYIHLNPVKAGVSKNISTYRFSSINEYSDRKTDIIHTNAIYMWDKKFPEIRMGMAFHEEDVLQVFIDTYEDKQRQMQELAVIILKNMSKEESVHRTVEILEDKSLRYKYVCKLMAVLNISKNRAQKLYKYVKESIMST, encoded by the coding sequence ATGCCGATACAAAAACGGCAGGAAAGCAGTACAAAATTTTATCATGTAACTGCTAGAGGTATTAATAAAGAGCATATCTTTAATCAAATCAGAGAGCGTTATTTTTTCTTAAAAATTTTAAAGAAGTATCTTGAAAAATATGATGTCAGAATTTATGCATATTGCATAATGTCAAATCATATTCATCTTTTAATTCAATCAGAATTAGAGGTTTTATCCCTATTTATGGCTAGAGTATTAGCTGAATATGCAGAATATTATAATTATAAACATATAAGAAATGGGCATGTGTTTCAGAATCGGTTTGGAAGTGAATGTATTGAGAGTGAAAAGTATTTTTGGAATTGTATTCGATATATACATTTAAATCCTGTCAAGGCCGGAGTGTCAAAAAATATATCTACATATAGATTTAGCAGCATTAATGAGTATAGTGATAGAAAAACAGATATCATTCATACAAATGCAATATATATGTGGGATAAAAAATTTCCTGAAATAAGAATGGGCATGGCGTTTCATGAAGAGGATGTATTGCAGGTCTTTATAGATACATATGAGGACAAGCAAAGGCAAATGCAGGAATTAGCAGTTATTATCTTGAAAAATATGAGCAAAGAAGAGAGTGTCCACAGAACAGTTGAAATATTAGAAGATAAAAGCTTGCGATATAAATATGTTTGTAAATTAATGGCCGTATTAAATATTTCTAAGAATAGGGCACAGAAATTGTACAAATATGTTAAAGAGAGTATAATGAGTACGTGA
- a CDS encoding glycine--tRNA ligase translates to MVEKTMDKIVALAKSRGFVYPGSEIYGGLANTWDYGNLGVELKNNVKRAWWQKFVQESPYNVGVDCAILMNPQTWVASGHLGGFSDPLMDCRECHERFRADKLIEDYCSENQIAIEGTVDAWPQEQMTAFIEEHGIKCPSCGKHNFTDIRQFNLMFKTFQGVTEDARNTVYLRPETAQGIFVNFKNVQRTSRKKVPFGIAQIGKSFRNEITPGNFTFRTREFEQMELEFFCEPGTDLEWFAYWKKYCLDWLSSLGLKENEVRYRDHDKEELSFYSKATTDVEFLFPFGWGELWGIADRTDYDLTQHQEVSKQDMSYFDDEKKEKYIPYVIEPSLGADRMVLAFLCSAYDEEELEGGDMRTVLHFHPALAPVKVGVLPLSKKLNEGAEKVFTELSKFYNCEFDDRGNIGKRYRRQDEIGTPFCVTYDFESEEDGAVTVRDRDSMEQERVKIEDLKSYFEEKIRF, encoded by the coding sequence ATGGTAGAAAAAACAATGGATAAGATTGTAGCTCTTGCTAAATCAAGGGGGTTTGTATACCCGGGTTCTGAGATATATGGCGGACTTGCAAATACTTGGGATTATGGGAACTTAGGTGTGGAGTTAAAAAACAATGTCAAAAGGGCCTGGTGGCAGAAATTTGTGCAGGAGTCTCCATATAATGTAGGGGTTGATTGTGCTATACTAATGAATCCTCAGACATGGGTTGCCTCCGGCCATCTGGGAGGGTTTTCGGATCCATTAATGGACTGCCGTGAATGCCATGAGCGGTTCAGGGCAGATAAATTAATCGAAGATTATTGTTCAGAAAATCAGATTGCAATAGAGGGTACTGTAGATGCATGGCCCCAGGAACAGATGACAGCATTTATTGAAGAACATGGAATTAAGTGCCCTTCTTGCGGGAAGCATAATTTTACTGATATCCGTCAGTTTAATCTGATGTTTAAGACCTTCCAGGGGGTTACTGAAGATGCCAGAAATACTGTATATTTGCGTCCGGAGACAGCGCAGGGGATATTTGTGAATTTTAAAAATGTCCAAAGGACATCCAGAAAAAAAGTACCATTTGGAATTGCTCAGATTGGTAAATCATTCCGCAATGAGATTACTCCCGGGAATTTTACTTTCCGTACAAGGGAATTTGAGCAAATGGAATTAGAATTTTTCTGCGAGCCAGGAACTGATCTAGAGTGGTTTGCATATTGGAAAAAATACTGTCTGGATTGGCTGAGTTCACTTGGATTAAAAGAGAACGAGGTCAGATACCGGGATCATGATAAAGAAGAACTTTCATTCTATAGTAAAGCGACAACAGATGTAGAGTTTTTATTCCCATTCGGCTGGGGTGAGCTTTGGGGTATTGCGGATAGAACAGACTATGATTTGACGCAGCACCAGGAGGTATCTAAACAGGATATGTCCTATTTTGATGACGAGAAGAAGGAAAAATATATTCCATACGTAATTGAACCATCCCTGGGAGCCGATCGAATGGTACTGGCATTCTTATGCAGTGCATATGACGAGGAGGAATTAGAAGGCGGAGATATGCGGACTGTCCTACATTTCCATCCAGCATTGGCTCCAGTTAAAGTAGGGGTGCTCCCCTTGTCTAAAAAGTTAAATGAAGGCGCAGAAAAAGTATTCACAGAACTTTCTAAATTTTATAATTGTGAATTTGACGACCGTGGAAATATTGGAAAACGTTATCGCCGCCAGGATGAGATTGGAACACCATTCTGTGTGACATATGATTTTGAATCAGAAGAAGATGGGGCGGTAACAGTACGTGATAGAGACAGCATGGAACAAGAACGGGTAAAAATAGAAGACCTGAAGTCCTACTTTGAAGAAAAAATTAGGTTTTAA
- the recO gene encoding DNA repair protein RecO: MNQIVMTGMVLSTTPIGEYDRRVVILTKEQGKIAAFAKGSRRPNSPLVGAVNPFSFGEFTMYEGRSSYTIQSASISNYFSELREDIIGAYYGFYFLEFANYYAKEFNDEREMLKLLYQSLRALSNPHIPNKLVQYIFELRAYCINGEGPQVFQCVVCADKTRAVVFSVKKGGLVCCECDSDVIDGICLDQSALYSMQYIESSKIERLYTFKVTDRVLEQLAEVMERYRDVYIEKRFKSLEILETLEGV, from the coding sequence GTGAATCAGATAGTGATGACAGGGATGGTTCTGTCTACAACCCCTATTGGGGAATATGACAGGCGGGTTGTAATATTGACAAAAGAACAAGGGAAAATTGCTGCGTTTGCCAAGGGTTCACGAAGGCCTAACAGTCCATTGGTGGGCGCTGTAAATCCCTTTTCGTTCGGAGAGTTTACAATGTATGAAGGCCGGTCATCGTATACTATACAGTCTGCCAGTATATCTAATTATTTTTCAGAACTTAGAGAAGATATTATTGGGGCATACTATGGGTTTTATTTTCTAGAGTTTGCTAATTATTATGCTAAGGAGTTTAATGATGAGCGTGAGATGCTAAAATTACTGTATCAGTCGCTCAGGGCCCTTAGTAATCCCCATATCCCCAATAAGCTGGTACAATACATATTTGAGCTGCGGGCATACTGTATAAATGGGGAAGGGCCTCAGGTGTTTCAATGTGTGGTTTGTGCAGACAAAACGAGAGCGGTGGTTTTTAGTGTAAAAAAGGGTGGCCTGGTTTGCTGTGAATGCGACAGTGATGTAATAGACGGCATATGTCTGGATCAGTCTGCCTTATATAGCATGCAATATATTGAAAGTAGTAAAATAGAGAGATTATATACATTTAAGGTGACAGATAGAGTGCTTGAACAGCTGGCAGAGGTAATGGAAAGATACAGGGATGTTTATATAGAAAAAAGGTTTAAATCCCTGGAAATTTTGGAAACATTAGAAGGAGTCTGA
- the era gene encoding GTPase Era, whose amino-acid sequence MKENFKSGFVTLIGRPNVGKSTLMNYLIGQKIAITSNKPQTTRNRIQTVLTLDEGQIIFVDTPGIHKAKNKLGEFMVNVAEKTLDEVDVVLWLVEPSTFIGTGERHIIEQLKRSRTPVILVINKIDMVKREEVLVFIDAYRKEYEFAEIVPVSARNGDNTDELVKVILQYLPCGPQFYDEDTVTDQPERQIVAELIREKALHCLQEEIPHGIAVAIDRMKMQKKVMHIDATIICERDSHKGIIIGKQGGMLKKIGSTARYEIERFMDCKVNLKIWVKVQKNWRDSDFIMKNFGYQSDR is encoded by the coding sequence ATGAAAGAGAATTTTAAATCAGGCTTTGTTACTTTAATTGGCCGGCCAAATGTGGGGAAGTCTACGCTTATGAATTATCTGATTGGCCAGAAAATTGCAATTACATCAAACAAACCACAGACGACCAGAAACCGTATCCAGACTGTCCTTACACTTGATGAGGGACAGATTATTTTTGTGGATACCCCCGGCATACATAAGGCCAAGAATAAGCTGGGAGAATTTATGGTGAATGTAGCAGAGAAGACTTTGGACGAGGTGGATGTGGTTCTATGGCTGGTGGAGCCGTCTACATTTATTGGGACTGGTGAGCGGCATATAATCGAGCAGCTGAAAAGGAGCAGGACACCAGTGATTCTTGTGATTAATAAGATTGATATGGTTAAGCGGGAAGAAGTCTTGGTGTTTATAGATGCCTATAGGAAGGAATATGAATTTGCTGAGATTGTACCGGTTTCAGCAAGAAATGGAGATAATACGGATGAACTTGTCAAAGTAATCCTGCAATATCTTCCATGTGGACCACAATTTTACGATGAAGACACAGTTACAGACCAGCCTGAACGTCAGATTGTAGCAGAGTTGATACGTGAAAAAGCGCTGCATTGCCTGCAGGAGGAGATTCCCCATGGCATAGCCGTCGCAATAGATAGGATGAAAATGCAAAAGAAAGTGATGCATATTGATGCAACTATTATATGCGAAAGAGATTCCCATAAAGGGATTATTATAGGCAAACAGGGGGGGATGCTTAAAAAAATTGGCAGTACGGCCCGGTATGAAATTGAGCGGTTCATGGACTGTAAGGTAAACCTTAAAATATGGGTAAAGGTGCAAAAGAACTGGCGGGACAGCGATTTTATAATGAAAAATTTTGGTTATCAGAGTGACAGATAA
- a CDS encoding insulinase family protein, whose amino-acid sequence MSIYDLDAYEVVQQQELADIKSKGYLLKHRKSGARVLLMENDDDNKVFAVGFRTPPSDSTGVPHIMEHSVLCGSKDFPVKDPFVELVKGSLNTFLNAMTYPDKTVYPVASCNDKDFQNLMHVYMDAVFYPNIYQHDEIFRQEGWSYKLDEANGKLEYNGVVYNEMKGAFSSPDGVLDRMILNSLFPDTSYAYESGGDPEVIPELTYEQFLDFHKKYYHPTNSYIYLYGDLDMEEKLRWLDEKYLRKFDEISINSEIKYQAPFEKAREIQMEYSISSEETEKDNTYLSYNKVIGTSLDEKLYLAFQVLDYALLSAPGAPLKKALTDAGIGKDISGSYDNGIYQPIFSIIAKNANLEQKEEFLKIIEDTLSNIVKNGMDKKALEAGINYYEFRFREADFGSYPKGLMYGLQLFDSWLYDEEKPFIHMQALPVFEFLKTQIQTGYYEELVQKYLLDNTHASIVIVKPEKGRTVRLDKELDERLQKYKASLRTDEIYKLVNDTKELLRYQEEESAKEDLEKIPVLSREDISKEIAPIYNEEKDVSGIKMIHHNVETNGIGYVTLMFDLSGIPENKLAYVGILQAVLGLIDTTHYGYGELFNEINMHTGGIGTSLELYADVTKVKEKEFRATFEMKGKALYPKFSILFDMMKEILMESKLGDEKRLKEILSMLKSRLQMSFLSSGHTTAALRALSYDSPLAKFKDDTDGIGYYQIVKEIEENFEEKKSELISNLQEIADSIFRADNIMISYTSSEEGIAPINKELEKLKESLHKVKRKEETPCIIHCQKRNEGFKTSSKVQYVARVGNFIDYGASYRGALQILKVILSYDYLWQNVRVKGGAYGCMSSFNRIGEGYFISYRDPNLENTMKIYEGIPDYLRNFTVDERDMNKYIIGTISNIDRPMTPSAKGDRSMNLYMNRVSAEMIENERMDILKAEQKDIRALAEVVEAVLAAGQMCVIGSEEKIEKQKEMFAEVKTLF is encoded by the coding sequence ATGAGTATTTATGATTTGGATGCATATGAAGTGGTGCAGCAACAGGAGCTGGCAGATATTAAATCAAAAGGATATCTTTTGAAGCATAGAAAAAGTGGCGCTCGGGTTTTACTCATGGAAAATGATGATGACAACAAGGTGTTTGCAGTTGGATTTCGGACGCCGCCTTCAGACAGCACAGGGGTACCTCATATTATGGAGCACTCAGTCCTATGTGGATCAAAGGACTTTCCTGTTAAGGATCCGTTTGTGGAACTGGTCAAAGGCTCATTGAATACATTTTTAAATGCAATGACTTATCCAGATAAGACAGTCTATCCAGTTGCGAGCTGTAATGATAAGGATTTCCAGAATTTGATGCATGTCTACATGGATGCAGTTTTTTATCCAAACATCTATCAGCATGATGAAATTTTTCGTCAGGAGGGTTGGAGTTATAAGCTGGACGAGGCAAATGGGAAGCTGGAGTATAATGGAGTCGTTTATAATGAGATGAAGGGAGCGTTTTCCTCACCAGATGGGGTTCTGGATAGGATGATTTTGAATTCATTATTTCCTGATACTTCTTATGCATATGAATCTGGTGGGGATCCTGAGGTAATTCCTGAATTGACGTATGAACAGTTTTTGGATTTCCACAAAAAATATTATCATCCGACCAACAGTTATATTTATCTATATGGGGATCTGGATATGGAAGAAAAACTAAGGTGGTTGGATGAAAAATATCTCAGAAAATTTGATGAAATCTCAATAAATTCTGAAATAAAATATCAGGCACCGTTTGAAAAGGCCAGAGAAATTCAGATGGAGTATTCTATATCCAGTGAGGAGACGGAGAAAGACAATACCTATTTATCCTATAATAAAGTAATTGGGACAAGCCTGGATGAAAAGCTGTATTTGGCTTTTCAGGTGCTTGATTATGCTCTGCTGTCTGCTCCGGGCGCTCCGCTTAAAAAGGCGCTTACTGATGCGGGGATTGGAAAGGATATTTCGGGTTCATACGATAATGGTATTTATCAGCCTATTTTTTCTATTATTGCTAAAAATGCGAATCTTGAACAAAAGGAGGAATTTCTTAAAATTATTGAAGATACCTTGTCCAATATTGTGAAGAATGGTATGGATAAGAAGGCATTGGAGGCAGGGATTAATTACTACGAATTCCGTTTCCGTGAAGCAGATTTTGGCAGTTATCCCAAGGGACTGATGTACGGACTCCAATTGTTTGACAGCTGGCTCTATGATGAGGAGAAGCCATTTATCCATATGCAGGCACTGCCAGTATTTGAATTTTTAAAGACTCAGATTCAAACGGGTTATTATGAGGAGTTAGTCCAAAAATATCTTTTGGACAATACCCATGCCTCTATAGTTATTGTGAAACCTGAAAAAGGACGGACGGTCCGTCTTGATAAAGAGCTGGACGAAAGGCTCCAGAAGTATAAAGCAAGTTTAAGGACAGATGAAATATATAAGTTAGTAAATGACACAAAAGAACTTTTGAGGTATCAGGAAGAAGAATCTGCAAAAGAGGATTTAGAGAAAATACCGGTTCTTAGCAGAGAGGACATTTCAAAAGAAATTGCACCAATATATAATGAAGAAAAAGATGTCAGCGGCATAAAAATGATACATCATAACGTGGAGACTAATGGGATCGGCTATGTCACACTTATGTTTGATTTATCTGGGATTCCTGAGAACAAGCTGGCATATGTTGGTATCCTTCAGGCTGTATTGGGTTTGATTGATACGACACATTATGGCTATGGTGAGTTGTTTAATGAAATAAATATGCATACAGGTGGAATTGGAACATCACTGGAATTATATGCAGACGTAACAAAGGTAAAAGAAAAAGAATTTCGTGCTACATTTGAAATGAAAGGAAAGGCTCTGTATCCTAAATTTAGTATACTTTTTGATATGATGAAAGAGATTTTAATGGAGTCGAAGCTTGGGGACGAGAAGCGCTTAAAGGAAATACTGTCTATGCTAAAATCCAGGCTTCAGATGAGTTTCCTTTCATCAGGTCATACTACGGCTGCATTAAGGGCATTGTCTTACGATTCGCCATTGGCAAAGTTTAAGGATGATACAGATGGGATTGGTTATTATCAAATTGTGAAAGAAATCGAAGAAAACTTCGAAGAGAAGAAATCGGAGTTGATTTCGAATTTACAGGAAATCGCAGATAGCATTTTCCGTGCTGATAATATAATGATAAGCTATACTTCATCCGAAGAAGGGATAGCACCTATCAATAAAGAGCTTGAGAAATTAAAAGAAAGTCTCCATAAAGTAAAAAGGAAAGAAGAGACTCCTTGTATTATTCATTGCCAGAAAAGAAATGAAGGCTTTAAGACCTCTTCTAAGGTTCAATATGTAGCCCGCGTAGGTAATTTTATTGACTATGGGGCTTCCTATAGAGGGGCACTGCAAATATTGAAGGTAATTTTAAGCTACGATTATTTATGGCAGAATGTAAGAGTCAAGGGTGGGGCATACGGATGTATGAGCAGTTTTAACAGGATTGGGGAGGGATATTTTATTTCTTACCGCGATCCTAATCTGGAGAACACTATGAAAATATATGAAGGTATACCGGACTATTTAAGGAACTTTACAGTGGATGAGCGCGACATGAATAAATATATTATTGGTACAATAAGTAATATCGATCGCCCTATGACCCCTTCTGCTAAAGGGGACCGTTCCATGAATCTGTATATGAACCGTGTATCGGCCGAGATGATAGAAAATGAGAGGATGGATATATTAAAGGCAGAGCAGAAAGATATCCGCGCTTTGGCGGAAGTTGTGGAGGCAGTGCTGGCGGCAGGGCAGATGTGCGTTATTGGCAGTGAAGAGAAAATAGAGAAGCAAAAAGAGATGTTCGCGGAAGTAAAAACATTGTTTTAG
- a CDS encoding DUF1667 domain-containing protein yields MERKELTCIRCPKGCALAVDISGREILSVSGNGCPQGENYARKEITNPTRTVTTTVKVRGGRDKMVSVRTRGDIPRQKIFQCMRELKDKEMAAPVHIGDIVAENIAGTGVDVVATREVLRT; encoded by the coding sequence GTGGAAAGAAAAGAACTAACTTGTATCAGATGCCCAAAAGGGTGCGCCCTGGCTGTAGATATAAGTGGCAGAGAGATCCTGTCAGTATCCGGGAATGGATGTCCCCAGGGGGAAAACTATGCCAGAAAGGAAATCACAAACCCCACCCGTACAGTGACCACTACAGTAAAAGTCAGGGGAGGCCGGGACAAAATGGTATCAGTCAGAACCCGGGGTGATATCCCTAGACAGAAAATCTTCCAGTGCATGAGAGAATTGAAAGACAAAGAAATGGCTGCTCCAGTACATATTGGAGATATCGTGGCAGAGAATATTGCCGGGACGGGGGTGGATGTTGTGGCAACCCGGGAGGTTTTGAGGACGTAG
- a CDS encoding NAD(P)/FAD-dependent oxidoreductase: protein MEQYEIVVVGGGPAGLAAAISARNAGVDRVLVLERDKDLGGILNQCIHNGFGLHIFQEELTGPEYAARFIGQIKQLGIECRKDTIVADISKEKVITAINQKRGIYQIQAKAIILAMGCRERPRGALNIPGYRPAGIYSAGTAQRLVNMEGRMPGKIVVILGSGDIGLIMARRMTLEGAKVKAVAELMPFSGGLKRNIVQCLDDYGIPLKLSHTVVNIKGKERVEGVVLAEVDDRGVPIPGTQEEYECDTLLLSVGLIPENELSGQMGVELNSATSGPDVNESLETNLEGVFACGNVLHVHDLVDYVSEEGKEAGENAAAYILNRETEKKVQQGQSCVGAGKTGIKVIASDGVRYTVPSVIRPAYMKKELTVRFRVNRVYKNCYISAFIGEKRIVHKKRPAAAPGEMEEIKVKREWLWGAEEPTLRIQIEEG from the coding sequence ATGGAACAGTATGAAATTGTAGTAGTGGGAGGAGGGCCTGCGGGACTTGCTGCGGCCATTTCCGCAAGAAATGCTGGGGTGGACAGGGTTTTGGTTCTGGAGAGGGATAAAGACTTAGGCGGGATTTTAAATCAATGTATACATAATGGATTTGGACTGCATATATTCCAGGAGGAACTGACAGGGCCGGAATATGCGGCCAGGTTTATTGGCCAGATAAAACAATTGGGAATAGAGTGCCGTAAGGATACTATAGTGGCGGATATCAGCAAAGAAAAAGTGATTACTGCCATAAACCAGAAGAGGGGCATATACCAGATCCAAGCCAAGGCAATAATTTTAGCAATGGGCTGCAGAGAGCGCCCCAGAGGTGCTTTGAATATTCCTGGCTACAGGCCTGCAGGGATATATTCAGCCGGAACCGCACAGCGGCTGGTAAATATGGAGGGGCGTATGCCAGGAAAAATAGTTGTGATTCTGGGATCTGGGGATATTGGACTGATTATGGCCAGAAGAATGACCCTGGAGGGGGCCAAGGTGAAGGCCGTGGCAGAACTGATGCCTTTTTCAGGTGGATTGAAGAGAAATATTGTACAGTGCCTGGATGATTATGGAATCCCTTTAAAGCTGAGCCATACTGTGGTAAATATTAAAGGGAAAGAAAGAGTAGAAGGGGTGGTGCTGGCAGAGGTGGATGACAGGGGAGTCCCTATACCAGGCACTCAGGAGGAATATGAATGTGACACCTTACTTTTGTCTGTAGGACTAATACCAGAAAATGAGCTGTCAGGGCAGATGGGAGTGGAGCTAAATAGCGCCACTTCAGGGCCAGATGTAAATGAAAGCCTGGAGACAAATCTGGAAGGAGTTTTTGCCTGTGGTAATGTGCTCCATGTCCATGACTTGGTAGATTATGTTTCAGAAGAAGGGAAAGAGGCAGGTGAAAATGCGGCTGCGTATATTTTAAATAGAGAAACGGAGAAAAAAGTCCAACAGGGACAGAGCTGTGTAGGCGCTGGGAAGACTGGAATCAAAGTCATAGCATCAGACGGGGTACGGTATACAGTTCCCTCTGTCATACGCCCGGCGTACATGAAAAAAGAGTTGACTGTCAGATTCCGCGTAAATCGGGTATATAAAAATTGTTATATATCAGCTTTTATAGGAGAAAAAAGGATAGTACATAAAAAGAGGCCTGCCGCTGCTCCCGGGGAAATGGAAGAAATAAAAGTGAAACGAGAATGGCTCTGGGGGGCAGAAGAACCAACATTAAGGATCCAGATAGAGGAGGGGTAG